From a single Labrenzia sp. PHM005 genomic region:
- a CDS encoding DUF2125 domain-containing protein codes for MSSDTPIKEKSSKRKYLLLLAAIFVVAAGWSGAWAYGRSVLASQIDRQLAQISDLGTEVNCRDLDIGGYPFRYEIYCKDLRAADLSGAESTVAGLNAVALVYNPWHVILEAKTPAAVSVPLKGVAGELSWKTAWASAKYSMDSLGDVDVVLTQPELNIQNPLASGRAGSAKVELHLRASPDETGAVDGFVSIDGLTSELMPSLASPVDTRFHVRVKDAAPLLAGADLRWIIQEKGGELPVRLELAEIAMGMSRFGASGDLTVNDAGALSGTLTLTLVQPDGFLKTIQPLFPVGSNEFSILESLLTSLKPTGTDHRGDPAIEFLLILDHGLMRVGFITLGRIPPLFQAGS; via the coding sequence GTGTCTTCCGATACGCCTATCAAAGAAAAATCGTCGAAAAGAAAATACCTCCTGCTTCTCGCTGCCATATTCGTGGTGGCCGCCGGCTGGTCCGGCGCCTGGGCCTATGGCCGGTCGGTGCTGGCCAGTCAGATTGACCGACAACTCGCACAAATTTCCGACTTGGGCACAGAGGTCAATTGCCGCGATCTTGATATCGGCGGTTATCCGTTTCGCTACGAGATCTACTGCAAGGACCTGCGTGCCGCCGACCTGTCAGGGGCGGAGAGCACCGTTGCGGGTCTGAATGCAGTCGCACTGGTCTATAATCCCTGGCACGTTATTTTGGAGGCTAAAACTCCTGCAGCCGTAAGCGTGCCTTTAAAAGGGGTTGCCGGAGAGCTCTCCTGGAAAACGGCGTGGGCCAGCGCCAAATATTCAATGGACTCCTTGGGTGATGTCGACGTCGTTCTGACTCAGCCGGAACTTAATATCCAGAACCCCCTGGCCTCAGGACGAGCGGGCTCGGCCAAGGTTGAACTTCATTTGCGCGCATCACCCGATGAAACAGGTGCTGTCGACGGGTTTGTGTCGATTGATGGTCTGACATCAGAGCTGATGCCGTCCCTGGCAAGCCCGGTAGACACGCGGTTTCATGTGCGGGTCAAGGACGCTGCGCCGTTGCTTGCGGGCGCTGACTTGCGCTGGATTATTCAGGAAAAGGGGGGCGAACTGCCGGTTCGTCTGGAACTGGCGGAAATAGCCATGGGCATGAGCCGTTTTGGTGCAAGCGGTGACCTGACCGTTAACGATGCCGGGGCCTTGTCAGGTACCCTTACGCTGACCCTTGTTCAGCCCGATGGGTTTCTTAAGACCATCCAGCCGTTGTTCCCTGTCGGCAGCAATGAATTCAGCATTCTGGAAAGCCTGCTGACCAGTCTTAAACCAACAGGAACTGACCATCGCGGCGACCCGGCAATCGAATTCCTGCTTATCCTTGATCATGGTCTGATGCGCGTGGGTTTCATCACGCTTGGCCGGATCCCACCATTGTTTCAAGCGGGATCCTGA
- a CDS encoding 1-acyl-sn-glycerol-3-phosphate acyltransferase has product MLLLRSTVFQILFYSVTLVQMLLYLPVLLLPRKYGWWIPNIWAKSLVLLMRYIVGLKVEFRGRENLPSCGYIAAMKHQSAWETVGLIQLFPRPAFILKRELNWLPLFGWYTTKYDQIPINRGKRSEALAAMMEAAKEKIDDNRQILIFPEGTRRPAGAEPKYKFGIAHLYKKLQCPVVPIAHNAGVYWPRASFVVHPGTVIVEILPPIEPGLSPDEFYEKMVSDIEAASNRLIEEARSEANPSPVLESIPATKGV; this is encoded by the coding sequence ATGCTGCTTTTGCGTTCTACGGTTTTTCAGATCCTCTTTTATTCAGTCACGCTTGTGCAAATGCTGCTGTATTTGCCGGTGCTTTTGTTGCCACGAAAATATGGCTGGTGGATTCCGAACATCTGGGCAAAGTCGCTGGTGTTGTTGATGCGCTATATCGTCGGCTTGAAAGTCGAATTTCGCGGCCGCGAGAACTTGCCGAGTTGTGGTTACATTGCCGCCATGAAACACCAGTCGGCTTGGGAAACGGTTGGCCTTATTCAGTTGTTTCCAAGGCCCGCGTTCATCCTGAAGCGGGAACTCAACTGGCTCCCGCTTTTTGGCTGGTATACGACAAAATATGATCAGATCCCGATCAATCGCGGCAAGCGTTCTGAAGCTCTCGCAGCCATGATGGAAGCAGCCAAAGAAAAAATTGACGACAACCGGCAAATTCTGATTTTCCCGGAAGGTACGCGCCGTCCGGCAGGTGCTGAGCCGAAGTACAAGTTCGGGATCGCGCATCTTTACAAGAAATTGCAGTGTCCCGTTGTGCCGATTGCGCATAATGCCGGTGTCTACTGGCCGCGTGCATCCTTCGTCGTTCACCCGGGAACCGTGATAGTCGAAATTCTTCCGCCAATTGAACCTGGTCTGTCGCCGGACGAGTTTTACGAAAAGATGGTTTCCGACATTGAGGCCGCGAGTAATCGTCTCATTGAAGAAGCCCGGTCTGAGGCCAATCCATCTCCCGTTCTAGAGAGTATTCCTGCCACCAAAGGCGTCTAG
- a CDS encoding gamma-glutamylcyclotransferase, with protein sequence MSDFWVFGYGSLMWNPGFDHLHAEPALLHGAHRSLCVYSWVHRGTEERPGLVFGLDNGGTCRGMAYQVATDLWPDTLEYLRAREQTTMVYKEHWHNISLDSGRKVEALVYMVDHGHPQYAGALPLEEQLKIVNGAVGKSGANPEYVINTAAHLDEMKITDTGLSWLADRLKSDTSS encoded by the coding sequence ATGAGCGATTTTTGGGTATTTGGCTACGGGTCACTGATGTGGAACCCGGGATTTGACCATCTGCATGCCGAACCGGCCCTCTTACATGGCGCTCATCGGTCGCTTTGTGTCTATTCCTGGGTCCACCGGGGAACCGAAGAACGTCCCGGCCTTGTCTTTGGTCTCGACAATGGCGGCACCTGCCGCGGAATGGCTTATCAGGTCGCAACTGACCTTTGGCCTGATACGCTTGAGTATTTACGCGCGCGGGAACAGACCACGATGGTCTACAAGGAACACTGGCACAATATTTCTCTCGACAGCGGCCGGAAAGTCGAGGCGTTGGTCTACATGGTCGATCACGGTCATCCGCAATATGCGGGCGCTCTGCCTTTGGAAGAACAGCTGAAAATCGTCAACGGTGCTGTCGGCAAATCAGGTGCCAATCCAGAATATGTCATCAACACAGCAGCCCATTTGGACGAAATGAAAATCACCGACACCGGCCTGTCCTGGCTGGCGGACCGGCTCAAGTCCGATACAAGCAGCTGA